GAGACAGATTGGGAAAATATGGAATATGTCCCAGTCTTAAATGAGAGAATAAAACTTCCCTGGATTAAGAATGGATATACAGATGCTAATCTACCTTATGATTTTGCTTATGATATAAAAAAAGAAGATGGATGGAAATTCCTCTTCCATACAATAGAAATGGTTGATGAACCTTTAAGATATATGGTTTTGTACAACCAGCGTACAGGTATGTTGAAAGTATTTTATTATCAAACAAATAATCTATTTGCCAACAATAATGGAGCATGGGAGGTATCATTCAACCAAGAAAAAGAGTGGATGAATCATTTAGGAGAAATTTCTATTCCGCAAAACGTTAGTCGGATAAAGAATTGGGGATGTAGTAATGCTGTATCATCAAATACTAAGTCAATCTCAGTTGGATGGAATGGATTCCAAATGCAATTAGCATATTGTCCTAATGTCACATCTGAACTGAAAATGGAAATACTCAGCCATTGTATGAATACCACTAATGTAAACCTTTTCGGTGATAGCTATAACTATTCTAATGGGACAATATTGACACACAGTTCCAATAATCCATTATCAGGATTGACATCAAACCTATCTTCGATGTTTGGCAAAGTAGCAGAGGAATATATAGAAGACAGTATCTTTAAAAAGACGGACACGCGTGGATTAATTTCTTCAATAGCTGGCGGTTTAATTAAATATGGTGTCAACAAAATATTTAGTAAGCTCACTGCCTCATTCAACAGGCAGACCACCTCTACAAAGGATATAGAATTTACTACTAAAGGGAATTTAACTGTAAATGGAAGTTTAACTTTCAACTCCAATAGTCCTGCAAAATCTGTAAGGGCAAACTTTAACAAGGACTATGTAGGCGAAGTGGGGACATGGAATATTACAGAACAACCTATAATTTATTTAGACCCACGTGCTGATTACATCCCAGACCCTCAAGATGCAACATTTAAAGAGTACACTTATAAATTGAGAGGTATATCTAAATTTGATTATAACTTAATAATAAATCCAGAATTAGTACCGCACATAAAGTCTCAATGGGTTAATATAGATTTAGTGCGATATTGGAATCACGAAGTCAATGCGCCTCAGATACCAACGTTTTATACATTTGGAAATTTAGGTAGAAAATACAATGGATTCGGTGGCAATAGTTTTACTACTTCCGACTTAATATACGGAGAATACTTAAAAGATGGATCCATATATGATGAGAAGATGGATAATTATACTCTATATTCTACTATGGCTATATACGGAAAGTACGGTGGTCCCATACCGACAGTATATGTACCTGAGGTAGAATGTCATGAAAACAAGTGCTTTAATTCTGAAAATATTTTCCTAAAGATGAACCTATATTTAGTAACAGAATTTGAAGGAAAGATAGACACAACACTTTCAACTCGTACTTTCATTCCTAAAATAGAATGGGATCCAAGACTTTGTGAAGCATTGAAAAATATTCCAATGAATCAGCTACAAAGATTTAACCATATAAAATAAATCAGTCTTCCAAATCAGACGTTTCTATGAGAAAAAAGATAGAAATTAACCTACTAAATAATATTTAATCATGAAAAAGCATCTAATTATCTTATCACTGTTGGCAATAGGAATGTTATTCTATAGCTGTGATGACTATAACTCCAAACCGTCAGTATTATGGCATGCACCGACCATCAACTCTATTGATAGCTTAGCTATCACAGAACTGTATAAGGCCTCCGATGGGAAACACTGGGATGATTCATGGGACCTAACAGACTATCGAACCTGGACCGGGGTGACCGTGGCACTGGACAAAAAGAAGAATGAATATAGAGTGACGAATGTCAAACTGAATCCTCAAGGTAAACCCGAAGCAAAGGGCTACATATCTGCCGCATTAAGCAAACTTGATTCTCTTGAGACATTCTATATCAGAGGAGAAGGCATTAGCGGAAACATCCCGGAAGGAATGTCAAACCTGAAGAAACTACAGGAAATAAACATACAGTACACCTCTGTATCGGGCAATATCCCCAATGATCTCTTTCTTGCCCCTGAACTTATTACAGTAGAATTATCTAACAACAAGTTGTCCGGCGAGATTCCCAATGAGATTAACCGGTTAGAAAAAGCGCGTATGAAGTGTAATTTAATTGGAAATAATCTCAGTGGTAAAATACCAAGCAACATCCGAATATGTAATCTATGGTTAGACCACAATGATTTTACTGAGTTTCCTTTTGAATATTGCAAACATGATTATCCTATAGTGTCTATGTTGAACAATCACATTACCGGAGAGATTCCTAATGAAGTATTGGAAAACAAGGATTGGTTACAGAACTTGAGAATGCGCACTTGGGAACAGAGAGATGGCGCTAAGTTCACTAATGCTCCGGAAGGATTCCACAAAGATCCGGTGACTTATGGCAAAAAATAAGAAAAGCAAATAAGAATTGCAGGGGATCTCCTTTTTTCCGTATGTTTGCAACAACATACAAAGAAGAAGGTTGATATGGTTAGCAATGACAAGACGAGTTATCACGAATATAGAACAGCCCGACAAGGAGAGGAAGCACTCTCTCCTTATACCTGCCGGGATTTGAATATGGACGAGGTGTTTGAAGCGCTGGATGAAACATCCTCTTGCATAGGCCGCCAATACCTTTATCATGCGCTTTGCACCGATGGAATTTCCGAAGTGGCACGGCATGAGAACCTGATTGGAACCTTGTCTGCAGATACTGCTTTACGCAGCAAACTGGTACAGGCCATCCAACCGCTGAACCATCAGGATGCTTACTCCATACCCGGCATTCTGGCCGAAGACGGACACCGGTATTCACGCCGTTACTTGCTTTTGTTGCAAAGTTGCCGCTGGTTGCCGTTGTGCTGTCTTGCAGGCATATTCCTCTTTCCCTACTCCCCCGTCCCTTTCCTGCTATTGCTGGCAGCTTATATAGGGAACGCCTACCTGCACTTCAAGGAGAAAAACAAGCTGATGGATTACTTCTTTTCAGTTCCACAACTCCATAAGTTGTTGAAGATTTGTGACAAGTTGGTGAAAGAGCCCGTCTTTTCCGAGGTGGGAGGTGTGGAAATGAAACGTCTGCCGACGAGCCTCGCTGCATTGCAACGGAAATTGGGTCTGTTCCGCTATGGCATCGGAATGGAGAGTGAAACGGCCATGCTCGTATATCTGCTGACGGAAGCACTGAACATCTTCTTCCTGCTTGCCGCCCTCAATACGGTCTATTCCTTTATCACCATCAAAGACAAGAAACAGGACATCGAAAAAGTGTTCCGTTTTGTAGGGCTGCTCGATGTGCTCTGCTCCGTCTCCTTGCTCCGCGAGCGTTTGCCGTATTGGTGTCGTCCCGCTTCTTTCCCGGAGGGCAAACTGCATGCGGAAGGGGTCTATCACCCCCTGATTGAGAATTGCATCCCTAATGACCTTACTCTGGCTGATAAGTCCATCCTGATAACGGGTTCCAACATGTCGGGCAAAACGAGCTTCATCCGCACCATCGGCATCAATCTGCTGGCGGCAAAGGCGTTGAACACTTGCTTTGCCCGTTGCTTTGAGACAAACTGCAACATGCGCCTCTATTCCGTCATCCATACCGAAGACGACCTGGCCGAAGGTAAAAGTTATTTCTTTGAAGAAGCCGAACGTGTGAAACAAGCGCTGGACAAAGGCGTGAACGGACGTTGCCTGCTTCTTTTCGACGAGTTGTTTAAAGGTACAAATGGAGTGGAACGCATTGCCATCAACGCCTCGGTCTTCACCGAACTCGCTTCAAGGGGCAACCTGATATTCGCCTCCACCCACGACCTGCGCTTGGCAGAGCTGCTGAAGGGAGATTATGAACTTTACCATTTCTGCGAAACGGTGGGCAACCACAATCTGAGCTTTGATTACAGATTGAAGCCCGGCATAGTGAAAGAAGGAAATGCCATCAAAGTGCTGGGACTGTGCGGCTATCCGGCCGGAATCATTAAGGCATCGGCAGCCATTGTATCAAGACTCGTTTCGGAGGAAGAAAGAAAGGCGTTCTACAAGTAGAGGGCAGGGGCAGAAAGCATTATCTTCTCCAAGTCATCGGGCACATAAACCTTACCCGCAAATCCGGCGGAGGCTTCTTCGGTATATTGCTGCTTGCGGGTGGCTAAAGTCTTGTCTTCGGTATGATAAAGCACAAGGTTCTTCACACGCAGTTGCTGTGCCAGCCGTCCGGCATCCATTGCCGTGCTGTGGTGCTTCTCGTAAGGCTTGAACAGCTCCCGGTCTTTATAGAGGCAGAAGGCTTCGC
Above is a window of Bacteroides helcogenes P 36-108 DNA encoding:
- a CDS encoding MutS-related protein, with protein sequence MVSNDKTSYHEYRTARQGEEALSPYTCRDLNMDEVFEALDETSSCIGRQYLYHALCTDGISEVARHENLIGTLSADTALRSKLVQAIQPLNHQDAYSIPGILAEDGHRYSRRYLLLLQSCRWLPLCCLAGIFLFPYSPVPFLLLLAAYIGNAYLHFKEKNKLMDYFFSVPQLHKLLKICDKLVKEPVFSEVGGVEMKRLPTSLAALQRKLGLFRYGIGMESETAMLVYLLTEALNIFFLLAALNTVYSFITIKDKKQDIEKVFRFVGLLDVLCSVSLLRERLPYWCRPASFPEGKLHAEGVYHPLIENCIPNDLTLADKSILITGSNMSGKTSFIRTIGINLLAAKALNTCFARCFETNCNMRLYSVIHTEDDLAEGKSYFFEEAERVKQALDKGVNGRCLLLFDELFKGTNGVERIAINASVFTELASRGNLIFASTHDLRLAELLKGDYELYHFCETVGNHNLSFDYRLKPGIVKEGNAIKVLGLCGYPAGIIKASAAIVSRLVSEEERKAFYK